The Fibrobacter sp. UBA4297 genome includes a window with the following:
- the hisN gene encoding histidinol-phosphatase — protein sequence MGEIAKAGVSPENLELLKIALKTAELAEENILKFYQNDVGVEWKADKTPVTIADKGTEELARKFWAKETPGFGVIGEEFGIESPDAEYQWVIDPIDGTKSFIHGVPLFGTLIGLWHKNVPIASVIRLPAMKSAVWAVNGGGAFLDGREVRVSKVSQLSDALVLSGTINTMEDKGFGEGFTKLRRSARLHRGWGDCYGYYLVAAGRAEIMVDPVVSLWDIAPFPLLMKEAGGKFSTIDGKTELFDANGKPTAPIYERFTSVATNGLLHDTALECLKK from the coding sequence ATGGGTGAAATTGCAAAAGCCGGTGTCTCTCCCGAGAATCTGGAACTCTTGAAGATTGCGCTCAAGACAGCTGAACTTGCCGAAGAGAACATTCTCAAGTTTTACCAGAACGATGTTGGCGTCGAATGGAAGGCGGATAAGACTCCCGTGACGATTGCGGACAAGGGAACGGAAGAACTCGCCCGCAAATTTTGGGCTAAGGAAACGCCAGGCTTTGGCGTCATTGGCGAAGAATTCGGCATAGAAAGTCCGGATGCGGAATACCAGTGGGTGATTGACCCGATTGACGGAACAAAATCGTTTATCCACGGTGTGCCTTTGTTCGGAACGCTTATTGGGCTGTGGCATAAAAACGTTCCGATTGCAAGCGTGATTCGTTTGCCGGCAATGAAAAGCGCTGTGTGGGCGGTGAATGGCGGCGGTGCCTTTTTGGACGGTCGCGAAGTTCGCGTTTCGAAGGTATCGCAGTTGAGCGATGCTCTCGTGCTTTCGGGAACGATCAATACGATGGAAGACAAGGGCTTTGGCGAAGGCTTTACGAAGCTCCGCCGCAGCGCACGTTTGCATCGCGGCTGGGGCGATTGCTACGGCTATTACCTCGTGGCGGCGGGCCGTGCCGAAATCATGGTGGATCCGGTCGTTTCGCTGTGGGACATTGCTCCGTTCCCGCTTTTGATGAAAGAAGCGGGTGGCAAGTTCAGCACGATTGACGGTAAGACGGAACTCTTTGATGCAAACGGCAAACCGACAGCTCCGATTTACGAACGCTTCACGAGCGTTGCGACGAACGGATTGTTGCACGATACTGCACTGGAATGCTTGAAGAAGTAA